In Clarias gariepinus isolate MV-2021 ecotype Netherlands chromosome 1, CGAR_prim_01v2, whole genome shotgun sequence, one DNA window encodes the following:
- the LOC128530872 gene encoding E3 ubiquitin-protein ligase TRIM39-like, which translates to MASSSSVLCEDQLQCSICLDVFTDPVSTPCGHNFCMICLKQFWDSSSHCQCPVCKTSFAKRPELCVNTFISGLAAPFKKSVQVKSSSAAEKPTQSLVLCEICCEKKCVAVKSCLTCMTTYCGTHLEPHERVSSLKKHKLMEPVENLGDYICQKHERPLELFCRNDQTCVCQFCTETDHKTHNTVPIEKEIKEKKTEIEKTRAEVQQIIQKRLKKIKKIKHSVELNNKTTEKEKADVVEIFSALMRCIERRKAELLKVMEEKQKAAERQAEEFIKDLEQEITELKRRNTELEQLSHTEDHLHLLQIYPSLCSPPHTQDWTDVTINSRLSVETVRRALSQIQETLSEEMEKLDETELKRIQQYAVDVTLDPDTASSFLILSDDGKQVTCRAKKHLLDKLERFDFSICVLGKEGFSSGRFYYEVQVRGNTDWDLGVVRESINTEKEITTSPEDGYWCISLEKKKKYFAYDSPPVSLSLKQAPQKVGVFVDYEEGLISFYDVDAKFHIYSFTGQTFTEKLYPSFCPCIHDGGKISAPLIICPVIQV; encoded by the exons ATGGCTTCCTCCAGCAGTGTCCTGTGTGAAGATCAGCTCCAGTGCTCCATCTGTCTGGATGTGTTCACTGATCCAGTCTCTACTCCATGTGGACACAACTTCTGTATGATCTGTCTCAAACAGTTCTGGGACAGCAGTTCACACTGTCAGTGTCcagtgtgtaaaacatcttttgctAAAAGACCAGAGTTATGTGTGAATACGTTCATCTCTGGACTGGCTGCTCCATTTAAAAAGTCAGTTCAGGTAAAATCCAGCAGTGCTGCAGAAAAACCCACCCAATCTCTGGTGCTCTGTGAGATCTGCTGTGAAAAGAAATGTGTAGCTGTGAAGTCCTGCCTGACCTGTATGACCACTTACTGTGGGACTCACCTGGAACCTCATGAGAGAGTTTCTTCATTAAAAAAGCACAAACTGATGGAGCCTGTGGAGAACCTGGGGGACTACATCTGCCAGAAACATGAGAGACCCCTGGAGCTGTTCTGTAGAAACGAccagacgtgtgtgtgtcagttctgTACTGAAACAGACCACAAAACTCACAACACTGTTCCTATAGAGaaggaaattaaagagaagaAG ACTGAGATAGAAAAGACACGAGCAGAAGTTCAGCAAATAATCCAGAAGAGACTGAAGAAGATTAAGAAAATCAAACACTCTGTCGAACTCAATAAT AAAACCACAGAGAAGGAGAAAGCAGATGTTGTGGAGATCTTCAGTGCTCTGATGCGCTGCATTGAGAGAAGAAAGGCTGAACTGCTTAAGGTGATGGAGGAGAAGCAGAAAGCAGCAGAGAGGCAGGCTGAAGAGTTCATTAAAGATCTGGAGCAGGAAATCACGGAGCTAAAGAGGAGAaacactgagctggagcagctctcacacactgagGATCACCTCCACCTCCTACAG atttaccCGTCACTGTGCAGCCCTCCACACACCCAGGACTGGACTGATGTCACTATTAACTCTCGTCTGAGTGTGGAGACTGTGAGGAGAGCTCTGTCTCAGATTCAGGAGACTCTCAGTGAGGAAATGGAGAAGCTTGATGAGACTG AGCTGAAGAGAATTCAACAATATGCAG TGGATGTGACTCTGGATCCTGATACAGCAAGTtcttttctcattctctctgaTGATGGGAAACAAGTTACATGTCGAGCCAAGAAACATCTTCTTGATAAACTAGAGAGGTTTGACTTTTCTATCTGTGTACTAGGAAAGGAGGGATTCTCTTCAGGGAGATTTTACTATGAGGTGCAGGTCAGAGGGAATACTGACTGGGATTTAGGAGTGGTCAGAGAGTCCATTAATACAGAAAAGGAGATTACAACCAGTCCTGAAGATGGATATTGGTGTATttccttggaaaaaaaaaaaaagtattttgccTACgactctcctcctgtctccctctcCTTGAAACAGGCTCCTCAGAAGGTGGGGGTGTTTGTGGATTATGAGGAGGGTCTGATCTCCTTCTATGATGTTGATGCAAAGTTTCATATCTACTCTTTCACTGGTCAGACTTTCACTGAGAAACTTTATCCATCATTCTGCCCCTGCATTCATGATGGAGGTAAAATATCAGCACCACTGATTATCTGTCCAGTTATTCAAGTGTAA